The Helianthus annuus cultivar XRQ/B chromosome 16, HanXRQr2.0-SUNRISE, whole genome shotgun sequence genome includes a window with the following:
- the LOC110915239 gene encoding endoglucanase 11, with protein sequence MGKMMMKKHTLSISHHCCFLLSLFSIFTSSKSHNYSDALSKSLLYFEAQRSGRLPHNQRVTWRDHSGLTDGLEQGVDLVGGYYDAGDHVKFGLPMAFTVTMLSWSIIEYGEYIAGAGELEHAIEAIKWGTDYFIKAHTSPNVLWAEVGDGYTDHYCWQRPEDMTTSRQAYKVDENNPGSDVAGETAAAMAAASVVFRKTNPRYSYLLLQHAQQLFGFADKYRGKYDENIEVVKNYYTSVSGYNDELLWAALWLYKATDNHRYLRYVIDNAHRFGGIGWSITEFSWDVKFAGIQVLASQLLSEEKHQTHKSILERYQSKAEYYICSCLGKNNGTKNNVGLTPGGLIYIRQWNNMQYVSSGSFLTMVYSDLLQKSNRKKLKCQMGDVTPQELLQFSKYQVDYILGSNPLNMSYLVGFGPKFPTRVHHRGASIVSYRENKGFIGCTEGYDNWYGSSDPNPNVVFGALVGGPNHKDEFFDKRGNYMQTEACTYNTAPLVGIFARLHYLENAILHASY encoded by the exons AtggggaagatgatgatgaagaagcacACATTATCAATATCACACCATTGTTGCTTCCTTCTATCACTCTTCTCCATTTTCACATCCTCCAAATCACACAATTACTCAGATGCCCTTTCCAAATCATTGCTCTACTTTGAAGCCCAACGGTCGGGCCGTCTTCCACACAACCAACGTGTCACCTGGCGTGATCATTCGGGCCTCACCGACGGACTTGAACAAGGC GTGGACTTAGTTGGAGGCTATTACGACGCTGGAGACCACGTAAAGTTCGGTTTACCTATGGCGTTTACCGTCACAATGTTGTCGTGGAGCATCATCGAATACGGCGAGTACATTGCCGGTGCCGGAGAGTTAGAGCATGCCATTGAGGCAATAAAGTGGGGAACGGATTATTTTATAAAAGCTCATACTAGTCCTAACGTGTTATGGGCAGAG GTGGGAGACGGGTACACCGATCATTATTGCTGGCAACGGCCTGAGGACATGACCACGTCAAGACAAGCATATAAAGTCGATGAGAACAATCCAGGATCTGATGTCGCGGGAGAGACCGCAGCCGCTATGGCCGCGGCCTCTGTTGTGTTTAGGAAAACAAACCCGCGTTACTCCTATTTGTTATTGCAACATGCTCAACAG TTATTCGGATTTGCGGATAAATACAGAGGTAAATACGATGAAAACATCGAAGTGGTTAAGAATTACTACACGTCAGTGAGCGGGTACAATGACGAGTTGTTGTGGGCGGCCTTGTGGCTGTACAAAGCCACCGATAACCATCGGTACTTGCGTTACGTGATTGATAATGCCCATCGATTTGGTGGCATCGGGTGGTCCATAACCGAATTCAGCTGGGATGTTAAATTCGCCGGTATTCAAGTGCTTGCTTCTCAG TTACTTTCCGAAGAAAAACATCAGACGCACAAAAGTATTTTAGAACGATATCAATCAAAAGCCGAATACTACATTTGTTCATGTCTAGGGAAAAACAACGGTACCAAGAATAATGTCGGTTTAACTCCTGGTGGGCTCATATACATTAGACAATGGAACAACATGCAATACGTTTCTTCTGGGTCGTTTTTGACAATGGTGTACTCAGATCTACTCCAAAAATCGAATCGTAAAAAGCTCAAATGTCAAATGGGCGACGTAACTCCTCAAGAGCTTCTCCAATTTTCAAAATATCAAGTGGATTATATTTTGGGCTCTAACCCATTAAATATGAGCTATTTAGTGGGCTTTGGCCCAAAGTTTCCTACACGTGTTCACCATAGAGGTGCATCAATCGTGTCCTATAGAGAGAACAAAGGGTTCATTGGGTGTACCGAAGGTTATGACAATTGGTATGGGTCTAGTGACCCGAACCCGAATGTTGTGTTTGGGGCATTGGTGGGTGGACCAAACCATAAAGATGAGTTCTTTGATAAAAGAGGGAATTACATGCAAACGGAAGCATGTACGTATAACACAGCACCACTTGTTGGGATTTTTGCTAGATTACATTATTTAGAGAATGCGATTTTACATGCATCGTATTAA